Proteins co-encoded in one Centroberyx gerrardi isolate f3 chromosome 18, fCenGer3.hap1.cur.20231027, whole genome shotgun sequence genomic window:
- the grcc10 gene encoding protein C10 codes for MASAPAQQPTLTVEQARVVLSEVIQAFSVPENAARMEEARESACNDMGKMLQLVLPVATQIQQEVIKAYGFNNEGEGVLKFARLVKMYETQDPEIAAMSAKLKSLLLPPLSTPPIGGAIPAS; via the exons ATGGCCTCAGCTCCGGCACAACAGCCCACCCTGACTGTTGAGCAGGCCAGAG tggtgCTCAGTGAGGTGATCCAGGCCTTCTCTGTACCGGAGAACGCCGCGCGGATGGAGGAGGCGCGGGAGAGTGCCTGCAACGACATGGGCAAGATGCTGCAGCTGGTGCTCCCTGTGGCCACCCAGATTCAGCAGGAGGTTATCAAAGCCTATGGCTTTAACAACGAAGGAGAGG GTGTTCTAAAATTTGCCAGATTGGTGAAGATGTACGAGACCCAAGACCCGGAGATCGCAGCCATGTCAGCCAAACTCAAGTCTCTCCTCTTGCCACCTCTATCAACACCACCTATAGGAGGAGCCATACCAGCTTCATAG
- the saysd1 gene encoding SAYSvFN domain-containing protein 1 isoform X1: MEQKLAEFRARRKAENATRKDECTVPQSKTLTVADTAVQPDSTSESATTAGSKQSEELSNTTTPPSSRDTSPVSSPQARDAWLLDSALGRWLGSTQLAFSNLTLLKMLLWLVLLGLFAELDFGLPFFLISLFYWLYEGLRSPATREPGELSAYSVFNPDCQPLLGALTAEQLEGEMGYRPLANR; encoded by the exons ATGGAACAAAAGCTAGCAGAGTTCAGAGCCCGAAGAAAGGCTGAAAATGCGACCAGAAAGGACGAATGTACCGTTCCTCAGTCCAAAACACTAACAGTAGCGGACACAGCTGTCCAGCCGGACAGTACAAGTGAATCAGCAACAACAGCTGGCAGCAAACAGTCAGAGGAACTGTCAAACACTACGACACCTCCGAGTTCAAGGGACA CTTCTCCTGTGTCTTCCCCTCAGGCCCGTGATGCCTGGCTGCTGGACAGCGCTCTGGGCAGATGGCTTGGCTCCACACAACTCGCCTTCTCCAACCTGACTTTGCTCAAAATGCTGCTTTGGCTGGTTCTCCTCGGACTGTTTGCTGAGCTGGATTTCGGCCTGCCTTttttcctcatctccctcttctACTGGCTGTACGAAGGACTCCGCAGCCCGGCCACCCGCGAACCCGGAGAACTGAGCGCTTATTCTGTCTTCAATCCGGACTGTCAGCCTCTGCTGGGTGCGCTCACTGCAGAGCAGCTGGAGGGAGAAATGGGTTACAGACCACTGGCCAACAGATAA
- the saysd1 gene encoding SAYSvFN domain-containing protein 1 isoform X2, with protein sequence MEQKLAEFRARRKAENATRKDECTVPQSKTLTVADTAVQPDSTSESATTAGSKQSEELSNTTTPPSSRDSYTQVEARDAWLLDSALGRWLGSTQLAFSNLTLLKMLLWLVLLGLFAELDFGLPFFLISLFYWLYEGLRSPATREPGELSAYSVFNPDCQPLLGALTAEQLEGEMGYRPLANR encoded by the exons ATGGAACAAAAGCTAGCAGAGTTCAGAGCCCGAAGAAAGGCTGAAAATGCGACCAGAAAGGACGAATGTACCGTTCCTCAGTCCAAAACACTAACAGTAGCGGACACAGCTGTCCAGCCGGACAGTACAAGTGAATCAGCAACAACAGCTGGCAGCAAACAGTCAGAGGAACTGTCAAACACTACGACACCTCCGAGTTCAAGGGACAGTTATACTCAAGTCGAG GCCCGTGATGCCTGGCTGCTGGACAGCGCTCTGGGCAGATGGCTTGGCTCCACACAACTCGCCTTCTCCAACCTGACTTTGCTCAAAATGCTGCTTTGGCTGGTTCTCCTCGGACTGTTTGCTGAGCTGGATTTCGGCCTGCCTTttttcctcatctccctcttctACTGGCTGTACGAAGGACTCCGCAGCCCGGCCACCCGCGAACCCGGAGAACTGAGCGCTTATTCTGTCTTCAATCCGGACTGTCAGCCTCTGCTGGGTGCGCTCACTGCAGAGCAGCTGGAGGGAGAAATGGGTTACAGACCACTGGCCAACAGATAA